Within the Myxococcaceae bacterium JPH2 genome, the region TTCGTCACCGTGCAGCCCTTGGGCTCCGGCGATCTCGGGACCACGCGGCTGGAGCCCTTCACGCTCTACAAGGGACGCAGCATCACCGGGCTCGTCACGATGCCGGGAGGCGTGCTGCACACGCCGGGAGACCTGGTCCCCAACGCCTCCATCCGCTTCTTCCGCGTCGTCACCGTGGCGGGCAAGCCCTCCGCCGTGCTGCTGGCGCAGGCGCTCTCCGACAGCTCCGGTCACTACACGGTGGTGCTGCCCACCCGCTGAAGCGTCAGGGCAGCGATCCGGCCGCGGCGTTGGCCTGCGCTGCGTCGAACGCGGCGTGCAGCGCATCCACCGCGCCGCCCACCTCGCCCGCGTACTGCACGGCGTGGATGGTGTAGAGGTCCTGCACGTGCTCCAGGCTGCGGAACAGCGTGCGCAGCTGCACGCGCGAGGGGTCCCTCGAATCCAGCGCGCAGCGTGACTCTTCCTGGCGCGTGCGCGTGAGCCAGTCCGCGCGAAACCGCATCCACTCCTGATCCACCTTCTGCGCCGGCACCACGCGCACGAGCTTCTCGCGCTCCGTCTCCAGGTCTGCCCAGAGCGAGCGCGCGGTGTCCAAGCACTCGCGGAAGGTGAGCGGCGGCGTGGACGGTGGCGGCCGGGCGGGCGTCATCGCCGCCACCGAGCGCCCCACGTTCCAGATGAGCCAGAGGCAGAACAGCGTCGAGAGCGCGATGTGGATCCCATAGGCGCCACCGCGGAAGCGGCGGTAGCGGGGATCTTTGCCAGGGTCGGGAGCGGACACGGGGTCCAGGTCTTACGACCGTGGACCCCGCGTGGCAACGCCCCTGTCATGGACTGCGTCCGCTTCCAGGGAGGCGGGACGGACCTACTGCGGCGCTGGGGTGGCCGCGGGAGCCTGGGCCGGCGCGGCGGCCGGAGCAGGCGCGGCGGCGGCCGGGGTGGGCACCGGGCCCGGCGCGGCGGTGTCACCGCTCATCAGGCGCTTCACCGTGGAGAGGCGCCCGCGGAACTGCGACAGGTACTGGGTGGCCGGGTACGTGGCCAGCGCCGAGCGCACCGTCTCCGCCGCCTTCTCGAGCTGGTTGGTCTCCTGGTACGACTGGGCCAGCAGCAGCATGGCGTAGTCGCGCGTCTTGGACTTCTTGTCGTTCTCCACGAAGCGCACCAGGAGCGGCACCGCCTTCTCGTGCTGACGCAGCTGGTTGTAGGCCGTGCCCAGGAAGAAGGACGCATCCAGCGCATCCGCCTCCGAGGGGTTCATGGCCAGGAAGCGCGAGAGGTCCTCCACCACGGCGCTCATCTCATTGCGGCGGAACGCGGCCTTGCCACGCTCCAGCGCCGCGTCACCCGTCTCGCGGCGGAGGATGGCGGCGCGATCGTTCAGCGCCTGGCGCTCCAGCGAGCTGAGCCGCGACGTGTCCAGCTTCACCAGCGCATCAATGCCCTTGAGGCGCTCGTCACCCGGCAGCGTGGTCATCATCTTGTAGACCTCGGCCGCCGCGCGCTGCGCGGTCTGGTGCGAGGACAGCTCGCCGCGCTGCTTCTCCTGCTGCGAGCTCAAGTCCGCCACCTGCTTCTCCAACCGCTCACGCTCCCCCGTGGCGCTGGAGCTGCGCGCGCTGGTCACCATCACCGCGGCGCCGGTGGCCAGGATGGCGAACAGCGCGTAGGCCACGGCGGAGGACAGCCACTGGCGCTTCTGGAAGTCCTCGTGGCGCTTGCCCACCGCCTTCACCTCCGCATGGAGGTTCTTCAACAGGTTGTCGGTCTTGATGACCAGGTTGCGCGACTCGATGACTTCCCTGCGGAGTTCGGAAAGTTCCTTCTCGACATCGGACTTCGGCTGTTCGCTTGGCATGGACATCTTCCTGGGCCCGGAGACGACTTCGGCCGACTCGCGCATGGTAGGGAACTCCGAGGGTGGTGCAGCGACTTTTCCGCACCGGAACAGGACTCGGGTGCCTTCACATTCCAGTTGCCGCGCCCACGCGCACGCTCGGTCGCTGCCCGCGACTAGAAGCTTCCAACGCTCCTGGAAGGCTCGGGCGAGAAGGCATACGTCAGGCCGAGCGTGAACCAGTTGCCGCCGCCGTTGAAGCTGAACGGACCGGGGTGTCCCTCGGGGTCGGGTGTCTCCACGGGCCCGCGCAGGAAGGCGAGCCGGTACTCGGCCGTGACGCCCCAGTGCGAGGACAAGCGGAGCGTGGCGCCGAGCGAGCCCATCCACGCCTGCGTGACGTTCTCCATCATGGAAGAACCCTGCCGCTTGGACGCCGCCACGGCGGGCCCGGTGAGGATGCCCGCGAAGGGCACGAGCCCCTGCGGGCCAATCCCCTCCAGCACGCCCTGGAAGCGCAGGCCCACCAGCGCGCCGTACGTGAGCGTCGTCAGCTTGCGGCGCTCGAAGGTGCCGTCGCCCACGGGCTCGGCGAGCCGCAGCGAGTTGCTGCCGCTGACGAAGAGATCGATCCCCAGCTCCACCAGGTCCGTCACCGCGTAAGCGAAGGTGCCCGCCAGCACGGGGCCATCACCGCGCGGATCCACGCCCCGCTCCGGTGGGGGCAGCCACGCGCTGCCGACCTTGCCGGGGCGGTACCAGGAATCGAAGAGGGTGTCGTTCGAGGTCAGCCGCCAGCCCCCGCTGATGGTGATGCGCCCCACTCCGTCCAGCGAGTTGGGCGCGGCGTCCTCCGGTTGGGCGAGCGCAGGCGTGGCGAGGAGGACGAGCAGGGGCAGGAGTCGGCGGGGCATCGGGCGGGCTCTGGACGGACTCACCGCGACCGGGGCGGGCGCACGGCGATTTCGAGGAACGTGGTGCGCCGCCGACACAGCGACGCGACCACGCAGCGGGCCACGCAGAGCGGGCCGAACTCTCGGAAGACGACGCCCAGGTTGGCCAGCACGTCACGCAAGGTGATGACACCGCGCATGCGCTCGCTCCTCGCGTGGGAACCGTGAGTCCGCCCCGTGCTACAGGCGTGTGGCGGACCGTAACAGCGACCTCCCACGCGTCAACTTTCCGGGCGCGCAAGGGCGCGACACGCCTGGGTTTCCGCCTGGATTGCCCCAGGGGCGCTCAGCGGGCGCGGCGCTCCAGCTCCAAGAGCGGCATCTCCAGCACCACCACCGTGCCGTGCGTGCACGGGGGCGTGAAGTCCGCCTTGTCCAGCTCGCCCAACAGCGCGCGCAGCTGCGCGTCCGTCAGCGGCGTGGTGGTGGCGCGGCGCGCGGCGTGGCACGCCATCACCCGCACGGCCTCGGCCAGCGAGACCGCGTCCAGCTCGGCGCCCGGAGGTGGCAGGGCTCGCGCGAGCGCCTCCAACAGCGCGCGCGGATCCGTTCCCTCCAAGCCCGGCGGCACTGTCTTCAGCGCCACCGCCGTGCCCCCAAAGGGCTCCACCTCCACACCCAACCGCGCGAGCGCCTCGCGCCCCTCCACGAGCGACCGAGCCGCCGCCAGCGAGAGGTCCACCGTGGTGCCGAACAACGAAGGCGCGGGTGGCTTCGCCGTGTCCAGCAGGCGCAGGTAGGACGTCAGCCGCGCGCGCTCCAGCGCCGCGTGCGGATCGAGCACCACGAGCGTGCCGCCCGAACCCTCGCACACGTGGAAGCGCCCGCCCAGCAGTCCCAGGGGTCGCAGCGCGCCGAAGTAACCTGGAGGCGGCGCCTCATTGAGCTGCGGCTGGGCCTCGCCGAACGCGGGCACGCGCCCCAGCGGCAGTCCTCCCAGCCCGCCCACGAAGGGACTCGGCTGCGGGGGCGATGACCCCGGCGTCCCCGAGGGCGCATCCATCACCGTGGGCAGCGGCGCGCCCCACGTGGCCTCCTGGGCTCGGGTGAGGAAGCGCTCCACCGCGAGCGCATAGTGCGCGGCGTCCTGCGGCTGCGCGGCGCCTTCCTGCCCCGCCGCGCCCAACCAAGGAGCCGCGCGCAGCACCCGCGTGAGGGCCGCGCCGATGGTGTCCTGCACGCCGCGCGC harbors:
- a CDS encoding tetratricopeptide repeat protein, whose translation is MRESAEVVSGPRKMSMPSEQPKSDVEKELSELRREVIESRNLVIKTDNLLKNLHAEVKAVGKRHEDFQKRQWLSSAVAYALFAILATGAAVMVTSARSSSATGERERLEKQVADLSSQQEKQRGELSSHQTAQRAAAEVYKMMTTLPGDERLKGIDALVKLDTSRLSSLERQALNDRAAILRRETGDAALERGKAAFRRNEMSAVVEDLSRFLAMNPSEADALDASFFLGTAYNQLRQHEKAVPLLVRFVENDKKSKTRDYAMLLLAQSYQETNQLEKAAETVRSALATYPATQYLSQFRGRLSTVKRLMSGDTAAPGPVPTPAAAAPAPAAAPAQAPAATPAPQ